A part of candidate division KSB1 bacterium genomic DNA contains:
- a CDS encoding S8 family peptidase, translating to MFTAVGLWIAAAIAYGAGLPLRGPEGKDKYVPGQLIVKLKPGVAPTLLSGGQATGAPAVDATLARFGVRQVHQLLRGAKHAPNGGERIYRVSIDPALDPAQVAAELRKSPYLEYADPLFVHHVEDTPNDPSFSEQTYLRIVKAPQAWDVVKGDSSVIIAIVDNGVDYQHPDLAANVWTNWREAKGLPHVDDDGNGYLDDVHGYDLAERDNDPSNCPADPDGFFDHGTLLAGVSCAVTNNGVGIAGTSWGCRYMPVKTSYDSSPRSVSFGYEGIIYAARAGARVINCSWGRYGQPAASEQDIINTVTAMGAIVVAAAGNTVTDQPHYPSAYRNVLSVTWLTDRDQRIAVYQEGEWVGSSYGITVDVAAPGLSLYSTVPRAGGNYGRASGSSLATPIVSGTCGLIATQHPDWSPLRIMQQVVFTADNVDAVNPGFEGQLGSGRVNAFRAVSESAVPLPPKVRADTLVVTEAGGDGDGAFEHNELIQVTGRFRNFSVTEVRNASVVLSTRDTSLTFPRPEVFVGDVGADAEFELSTPLVARVLPTALGHTTTLFISIAYDGGTALVDSLRLLIGTTPVLVVDDTKDTEGSPLNPAVNPSEFYTYLLDRLGVPYGVWDHSVLGTPSASVLLQFPMIIWVSEWSFPYLTATDMTALRSYLDGAGCLFITGQDLAYSLADPTSPWYGQQGVAFLEGYLHARYRADNSDDQRLVGITGDPIGHGLAFSIYQPGRNADEQFPEVLEPVNGGLPVFAYRNGGVGAVRYQGGYKTVYFGFGLEAIDATLTSVPSSASTLRQEVLARTLRWLNPIEHTPLPDTEEPGQARPLSITLQRMLPDLSQVELLWRKVGEEHYKTETMQQSSRGRYQAEIPATGDTATVEYYFRVKTLYYALHLPFEAPATVFRYRVGSDRTPPTISHKPLRRLFNAADTAWVEAVLSDNLGIDTSQVCVYYGVGGLTRKAPMLPSPVTGLWRAPLPPFATYGDTVRYAIFARDRSAAGNEAVSDTFAMVVGYEDFESGLADWDVSQGSWGLDSFYARSGELCVNQSPGQTYPTSYDGSIAMAFDADLSQTTGAALYFWTKYYIENNKDFGYVEVSTDGGRSWSQLGPALTGVRATWVEECRSLRSFAGPGFNQVRIRFRFVSDATQGPLFRGWFIDDVRIVTGPTVEVEEPAATSATPVEYALQQNHPNPCNPGTEIRFTVPKPGHITLRVFNPLGQLVATLVDDHLPAGEHRVRWSATNEAGIPVPTGLYLYRLEAPGYRQSRKMIVLQ from the coding sequence TTGTTTACGGCAGTGGGGCTGTGGATCGCGGCCGCCATTGCCTACGGCGCTGGACTGCCTTTGCGCGGGCCTGAAGGAAAGGACAAGTATGTGCCTGGCCAGCTGATTGTTAAGCTCAAGCCTGGTGTGGCGCCCACGCTCCTGAGCGGGGGGCAAGCCACGGGTGCGCCAGCGGTTGATGCAACCTTGGCGCGCTTTGGCGTCCGTCAGGTGCACCAGCTCCTCAGGGGTGCGAAACACGCTCCCAACGGCGGCGAACGAATCTACCGCGTTTCCATTGACCCCGCGCTGGACCCTGCGCAAGTGGCAGCCGAATTGCGCAAGAGCCCCTACCTGGAATACGCAGACCCCCTGTTTGTCCACCACGTGGAAGATACGCCGAACGATCCCAGTTTCTCCGAGCAAACTTACCTGCGCATCGTCAAGGCACCTCAGGCCTGGGACGTGGTCAAGGGGGACAGCAGCGTGATCATTGCTATTGTGGACAACGGGGTAGACTATCAGCACCCCGATCTGGCCGCCAATGTCTGGACTAATTGGCGCGAGGCGAAAGGTCTGCCCCACGTGGACGATGACGGCAACGGCTACCTCGATGACGTACACGGGTACGACCTCGCGGAAAGAGATAACGACCCGAGCAACTGTCCCGCGGATCCCGATGGTTTTTTCGACCACGGCACACTTCTGGCCGGCGTCTCATGTGCGGTGACCAACAACGGGGTGGGCATTGCCGGCACCAGTTGGGGCTGTCGGTACATGCCGGTCAAGACCAGTTACGATAGCAGCCCCAGATCGGTCTCATTTGGGTACGAGGGGATCATTTATGCGGCACGGGCAGGCGCCCGCGTTATAAACTGCAGTTGGGGCCGCTATGGACAACCGGCCGCCAGCGAGCAAGATATCATCAACACCGTGACCGCCATGGGCGCAATAGTTGTGGCCGCAGCAGGTAACACGGTCACCGACCAACCCCACTATCCGAGCGCCTACCGCAATGTGCTCAGCGTGACCTGGCTCACCGATAGAGATCAGCGCATAGCCGTGTACCAAGAAGGCGAATGGGTGGGAAGCTCCTACGGCATAACTGTGGACGTTGCCGCCCCCGGCCTTAGCCTCTACTCCACGGTGCCCCGTGCGGGTGGCAACTATGGCCGGGCTTCCGGCAGCTCGTTGGCGACGCCCATAGTGTCAGGCACCTGCGGCCTCATTGCCACACAGCATCCGGACTGGTCGCCCCTGCGCATCATGCAGCAGGTGGTCTTCACTGCCGACAATGTCGACGCGGTCAATCCCGGGTTCGAAGGGCAATTGGGTAGTGGGCGCGTCAATGCATTTCGTGCCGTGTCAGAGTCGGCGGTGCCGCTTCCCCCCAAGGTGCGGGCGGACACGCTGGTGGTCACCGAAGCAGGCGGTGACGGCGACGGCGCTTTTGAGCATAATGAGCTCATACAGGTTACCGGCAGATTCCGGAACTTTTCCGTAACGGAGGTCAGAAATGCCTCTGTGGTGTTGAGCACCAGGGACACATCATTGACTTTCCCCAGGCCCGAGGTGTTTGTCGGTGACGTGGGTGCCGACGCCGAGTTCGAGCTCAGCACGCCGCTGGTGGCGCGCGTTCTTCCCACGGCACTGGGACACACAACTACACTCTTCATCAGCATCGCCTATGACGGGGGGACGGCACTTGTAGACTCCTTGCGCCTTCTCATCGGCACCACGCCGGTACTTGTGGTAGACGACACCAAGGACACTGAAGGGAGCCCGCTCAATCCGGCGGTCAATCCGAGCGAGTTCTACACTTACCTCTTGGACAGACTAGGTGTCCCTTATGGAGTGTGGGACCATAGCGTGTTGGGGACGCCTTCGGCAAGTGTTCTTCTCCAGTTCCCAATGATCATTTGGGTGAGCGAATGGTCGTTTCCCTATTTGACGGCGACCGACATGACTGCACTGAGATCGTATCTGGATGGTGCGGGCTGTCTCTTCATCACGGGTCAAGATCTAGCCTACAGCCTGGCAGACCCCACCAGCCCATGGTACGGCCAACAAGGGGTGGCGTTCTTGGAGGGCTACCTCCATGCTCGGTATCGCGCCGATAACAGCGACGACCAGCGGTTAGTGGGCATCACTGGCGACCCCATCGGACACGGCCTTGCTTTTTCCATCTACCAACCTGGTCGCAACGCGGACGAGCAGTTTCCGGAGGTGCTGGAACCGGTCAACGGAGGGCTACCCGTTTTCGCGTACAGGAACGGAGGGGTAGGTGCTGTCCGCTATCAAGGAGGGTACAAGACCGTCTATTTCGGCTTTGGCCTGGAGGCAATTGATGCTACGCTGACAAGCGTACCGAGTAGTGCGTCCACCCTGCGCCAAGAAGTGTTGGCCCGCACCCTCCGCTGGCTCAATCCCATTGAACACACACCGCTTCCCGATACGGAGGAGCCAGGACAAGCGCGCCCGCTCAGCATCACCCTCCAGCGAATGCTGCCCGACCTCTCTCAGGTTGAGCTCCTGTGGCGCAAGGTGGGAGAGGAGCACTACAAGACGGAAACCATGCAGCAGAGTTCACGGGGGCGCTACCAGGCGGAAATTCCCGCCACCGGCGACACGGCTACAGTGGAGTATTACTTCCGTGTCAAGACCCTGTATTACGCCCTGCATTTGCCTTTTGAGGCCCCTGCGACTGTGTTCCGGTACAGGGTCGGGAGTGACCGCACACCTCCCACCATCTCCCACAAGCCACTTCGGCGCCTATTCAATGCTGCGGACACGGCATGGGTGGAGGCAGTGCTGAGTGACAACCTTGGCATCGACACCAGCCAGGTCTGTGTCTACTATGGCGTGGGTGGGCTCACGCGCAAGGCACCTATGCTCCCTAGCCCAGTCACCGGGCTGTGGCGCGCTCCCTTGCCCCCCTTCGCAACCTATGGCGACACGGTGCGGTATGCAATCTTTGCCCGCGACCGCTCCGCAGCCGGCAACGAGGCAGTTTCCGATACCTTCGCGATGGTTGTCGGATATGAGGATTTTGAATCCGGGCTTGCCGACTGGGACGTGTCCCAAGGGAGCTGGGGTCTGGACTCCTTCTACGCACGCTCCGGCGAACTGTGTGTCAACCAGAGTCCGGGCCAGACGTACCCCACCAGCTACGATGGGAGCATCGCCATGGCGTTTGACGCAGATCTGTCCCAAACCACAGGTGCAGCACTGTACTTCTGGACCAAGTACTACATCGAGAACAACAAGGACTTTGGTTACGTGGAGGTTTCCACGGACGGCGGCCGCTCGTGGTCCCAGCTCGGACCGGCTTTGACCGGCGTGCGTGCCACCTGGGTGGAAGAGTGCCGGTCGTTGCGGTCGTTTGCCGGCCCTGGGTTCAATCAGGTGCGGATTCGCTTCAGGTTCGTCAGCGATGCCACGCAGGGTCCTCTCTTCCGCGGCTGGTTCATCGACGATGTGCGCATCGTGACCGGACCGACCGTCGAGGTAGAGGAACCAGCGGCGACCTCGGCAACTCCGGTGGAGTATGCGCTGCAGCAAAATCATCCTAATCCGTGCAATCCAGGGACGGAGATACGATTTACCGTGCCTAAACCTGGACACATCACGCTGAGGGTGTTCAACCCGCTCGGCCAGCTTGTAGCCACGCTCGTGGATGACCATCTCCCTGCCGGGGAGCATCGGGTGCGGTGGTCTGCTACCAACGAAGCTGGTATCCCCGTGCCTACTGGCCTGTATCTTTACCGGCTGGAGGCCCCCGGGTACCGGCAGTCGCGGAAGATGATCGTGCTGCAGTAA